The DNA segment ACTGCCTACATATATGGAAataattttatcttattattcACTTCCTACAAATGGAAATGTTGCATTGGATTCTGATTTAAGTTAATTACTATGATTAGCATTAAAAAAAAAGCCTTTTATATTCTTACTATTGCTTCTGACGTATAATTAGGAGGCACTTGGTTCTTCCAAATTGAGTATTTAAGCGTcataattaacaaaaaaaagtttttttttaatcataCGTAAAATGTTGCTTAGAAGCAATTTATTGGTTGTTCTAAATATTTAAACGTCTCTCCTAGCCCGATATACATGCTTCCCTGGGATTTATATAGGGTAGGGTAAGACTGCATACACACTATTCTCCATGTACCCCTCATATGAGATTGTGTtgaatttgttgttattgttgtaccttgggtttgttattgttgtagtTATTGAACTTTTAACGTAAATCAGGACAGATTTATAATATAACGTACAAATTCAATAGGATACAATAGTTTTGAGTTTTACAAAGATTTTGTATATGTGAtaagaaatttattgaatatatataaatattttattcaaACCTAATAAGTTGTCTACCAATAAACCTAATATTCTAGCTTATGCAAATCTACACTTACCTAACTCACATTTAGtttaggatttaagttatatCGTATATTGACaattgataggaagatgtggaggtagagtattagggttgtaggttaggaggtagttgagtcgtgacTTATTTCGTACCatggtgggactagccatgtaggatttttgtctaagatagctagtgggaATAGTGTGGCTTagtatttcgcttttcagtgcatgtcctatttactagctatcgcttttgctttgcatctttcttctagatttcatggtgttcctatttttcttatgactgttgtggtgatactaatatttactaatattgtctccctttgctttgcatctttcttctggatttcatggtgttcctatttatcctatgattgttgttgtgatactaatattgtctccctttttgtccttttgtctttttgagccgagagtctttcagaaacagcctctctactcctttggggtaggggtaaggtctgcgtacacactaccctccccataccccattagTAAGATtgtactgggttattgttgttagTATATTGACAATGTAACTTGTTATCAGTAAATTATAACATGTGACAGTagattaataattatttttacagATTATCTATTACTAATATGTATTATAAAAATCTATCTGTAATTATCTTAAAATGATTTGATTGTGTAAATATTGTTCGTGCATAATAAGTGATATAACATGCTTGTTTGAACGAGCTACTGAGGAACAACGGACTTAATGTTGGAAGCCGACTCTCGTTCTTTGGACCAACCTATGACCGAATAAAAATGAGTTCGTCACTCTTTTTCACATACACCGGGAGAAAAGGTTACGATAGCAAGCCCCTCCCCGGCCGGAATACTCCATCGAACACAAGTACGCAACTATAGCACTTagcttttaacttttttttttttttttttgtgaataacttctttttttgttttagcATATAAGAGAATATAAAAAGAGAGGGTgggtaaaaagaaaataaaacacttTGGGGGTGTGAAATGCATATTATCGCTTCTTACGTAAGGAAAAAGGCGCGTGGATACTCCGTACGATAGCGTGTGGAAATGAAATTatgtttaaaagaaaaatattagaaAATGCATTTCCACGTGGTCAGTAGAAGAAGGAATCCAATGTTTCACTGTTTTGCGAGTCTTTAAATGTCGGCTACAACTCatatcgtctcatgagttattcACCATAATTTAACCAGGTGTCCCTTTAAAGTCCTTTCCATTTAAGGCTGTGAGTATGCATAGATTCATATCTGATTTATGGTTATCGTTGAAATAAAATTATCTGGTTTATGGATTattttaattctacaattagaagAATTACAATTATTCTACCATCAGTGTAGTATAAAATAATACttaattattgaattaattaattctgaaattattaattttgaatttaaaaatttAATCAAACCCGGGATAAAATACTAATCTGAATCTAATTTTGGAATTGTTATTCATTATCCCACATACCAAACGACTCCTAGTAGATAAAATCTAATGCCTCAAGCTTGCTCAGTTAATCCGAATTCGTGCCGAATTAGGCTCACTAAAGGATAACATATTTCCTACCAAGAACTTTTCAATTCTTGCCTCAATTCCGATTAagaattgagaatgaaatatGTACGCTGACTGTTTGAAATATTTTTCCGGAAAATTATATTAGACAACATttgttgaagaaaaatattttttatttcaaaaagacTGATCTCTCTCTTGTTTGTAAGAGACAACCGCTCAACTATAGAGCTAACTGAATTTCTATTTACAAGAAGCGAAATTGATTATCTACCATTATAGAAATTTTTGTATTTAAAGTGTAAATTACTTTTATTAAGAAGATGTTTCACTTATCTTTTTCTTCTAGTAATCATAGTGATGGAAATAGTGGCGAGCGGTTGCTCCCTTAATCATGGAGAAAAAGCTATATTCAGCCTTAGTTGTTATCTAAGTAATAGATAACTATAGTCTACAACATATTATTCCATAAAATATGCTATTTGCTAACAATATTGTATTAATTGAAAAAATTAGAGGAAAGTATCAACAAAAAGTTTAAATTACTGAGAAACGCTCTAAGAGAATgagttaaaatatatatatatatatatatatatatatatatatatatatatatatatatataccattgCAACTAGCCAAATAATTCATAAATCTAAATTCGATGttccagaagaatagtatgatTAATAAAGATGTAATACATATAATTAACCTTGATATTAAGATAAATGCGTGGACATAGAAAACTAAATAAGAACTTGAAGAATACATTAGTCAAAAGATGCAAGTAACATAATCTATAGGATATGTAAAATGAGAAAATGATGATTGAGATAGTTCAATCTTGTCTAATGTAAACTTGCAAATGCATCGGTATATAGATGTAAAATCATGATAGAATGCGTTAAAAGTTGTTAATCAGATagaaaatcacataaaataaaaattatcttgaaagaCATATAATCTTTTGAAATTCAGATTTAACAAATgacaaaatatgataaaagaaaaaaaatcatataaGTTGTACCAACTGGTTAAGATTAAGTCTTAGCCATGTTGACACACTCACATTATGTTTAATTATTGGTTGGATTTTTTTAATCTTATTAGAGATTTATATGTTaatgaaaagttaaaaaaaattataatattaaaatgaTTTAATATTAAAAGgaaatgaatccaaataaggtgTAATGGATAGTAAAGATTTACCTAGTTTGGTGATAAGGTGAAATAGTAGTTGTTTTATAAATATAGAGTTCTATTCTAAAAATCAAATGTTGTATTAAATTAAAACTAATCCTTcgtacaagaaaacaaaagaaagtgagggtcgaaaaaaaaagaatactaaaaattaaataaagaaaagaaggtgatAAACTCAATATGTCATGAGATATAGTAATTAAGAAAAGTACACATAAAGTCCCCACCCTACTCTGTTTTTTCCCCTTCTTCCTCTGCTCTAAAAAGTTCACTACTATATATTCATCTCTCCCTTTCTTTTctcctctttctctttctctaaCAAACAACTGCATACTCCCCTTCTCTAACCAACAACTGATTCCTTCTCTCTctcctcacacacacacacactggaAAAAACCTCCATGAAAAGAGCTTagcaaaaaaattttaaaaagcaGAAAAAAGTTCAAGATTCTATTTTAACTGTTAGTGACAAAATGGGGAAGTATATGAGGAAGTCAAAAAAATCAGGGGAAGTATCAGTATCACCTCTTGGTGTTTTAACAAGGGCTAAAACCCTAGCTCTTTCAAAATTGGTTTCACCGGCGGCTACAGAATCCGGCTCCGGCGGTGATGGTGGGTCCTACCTAGAGCTTCGTAGTAGAAAGTTAATCAAACCCTTTTCGGTTTTTGAAGGGAGGAGGCAGAAAAATGGTGTTTCAAAAGATCCTAATTTGTTAAACCCTAAAATCCCTAATGTTTTAAGAACAAGTTCTGAAGAGGTAAAGGGGAATAGCTGCTGTGGTGGTGATGTGGGTGTTGAAGCTTCTTTTGGAGAGAATTTGTTGGAATTTGAAGGTAGAAAAAGGTGggtgttttttttgtttttttgaaaaattaatttattttttcattttccctttgcTGAAAATCTTATGTGAGGGTTTACTAGTTTGCATGTTTATGTTTCTTACTCTTATGTGAAGATTAGAGTTTTGTGGTTTATATAGAGCAAGGTTTGAGACAGTGTTAAATATTCTAGAAAACAATTCCCCCATTTTTACTGTTTCTGCTCTGGGTTTTTACTTTATTACTCTGTGCTGACTAATTTTTACTATTTGTTGCAAAAAATAGTATTAAAATTAGTGATTTTTACTGTATTTGGTTTATGGATTGCTAAGAAATGTAATTTTGGTAATGAATTTGGTGTTTGGTTTTGAAAAGTTCAGATTTTTCTTGACCGGAAGGGTTTATTTTGCTTCTTTAGACTAGGAAATAAAATTCTTTTTTAGAACAGAAAAATTTTCTGTGGCTGATTTACTGAATCTTTCTGCTTGCTCCtcctttttttatattatttatttttataattttttaagtcTGGATAAGGGTGTTGTTTAAGGGTTATTTGCCTTATTTGAGTGTAGATTTGTCTTTGTTGCTCTTTATCCTTTTCTTTGTCGATTTTAATTGAAAGGGGAAAATGCAGACAAATGAAAATTTGTGTTCTTGATATTATTCAAGTTTAAGGTTTTTTCATTTCTTGAATTTGGTGCCTGCTTTTCTTATAGTAGTCACTTTCCACACGGCTTTTTATTCCTCGTTCCTCCCCTTTAAAGTCCCTTTTTTTGTACTGTGGACATTTGGTGCAAATATATGAAAAGTAGATTtatgatgtaatttttattgagAAAGTGTAGGATTTATTAAGGCCCCCCACACAACCAactacaaaaaagaaaaactttaaaCATGCAAAGTCTGGTATACTGATTTATCCCTTTTAATAGCGTTGCTTAAATGTGCTTCATTTGGTTACTGAATCACCATTAGATTATGGAATAAGAATATTATGGTTGTTTTCTTGAGATTGCTTCGAGACGAGCCTTGGCGTAAccggtaaagttgttgccatgtgacctcACCATGTAACCATGAggttacgggttcgagccgtggaaacaacctcttgaaTAAATGCAAGGTAAGGTTGCATACAATATATACCCTTGTGGTCCGGTTCTTCCCGGACCccgtgcatagcgggagcttagtgcatcgggaTGTCCTTTTTTTCTCTTGAGATTGCTTCATTGATGACAGTTTTTCTAATGTATTAGATTTATAATTGAACCTTTAACTTGGAGGAATTGTAAATCAGCAGAAACATTGTTGGGGGAATAAATACAGGGAACAAAAGAATTCTCGGAGTGATTATTTTGTCTTCCTAGTTTTCGGCACAAGAAAGGGGTGTACAAAAATCATTTTTTCTTGTGTTGAAACGAAAGATTAATGATTCTTGATCCCGTTTGTTTAAAATTCCTAGTCTTGGTTTAGATTTTTCTAGATGTGATTTCAATTGAAAAATCATTACCTTTTTGACCCAAAGTGTGTTGCTGGTCTTTATTTGAAAAAGTAAATGTCGTAATATTTGTCTTATATCTAGCCTTCTTTTATGCCTTCTTTTACTTGTGTATATCTGTTGGACCCTCCTTTTATTTATGTTATCTGTTATAGTTTGCTCTCCATGTGGTAGAAGTTAAATAGTTAAATAACCATTTCTCTATTGTTTTGTCGTTCAGTTTTTGTAGTCAGCTTTATTTGCAACACTTAATTGGTTATCTTGCACATTTTGGCACCGTAGTTATCGGACACCACATTGTTGTTGCATTAGATAAATGGCCGATTTTGTTCCAATGTGGTGAATGAATATAAattgcaattttatttttttggcgtTTGACTTGTTGAGCAAAGTAAAACTAAGTGGATGAACTCGTTCCTTCTATGCGTCTACCCCtccaaaaaaaaagaacaacaaaAACGATGGATGGATGTACTACCCCTCTAGATTTGCCGTCCCATAGTACATCTATGGTCGTTGAAACTTTCGTCGTGAGAAAAAGTTGTTGTCTGTTAACTGCAGGATGCATGCATATTACTAGTATCTTTGCTGCCTTAATTTGCAAAGTTACAATCATTGTTGAGAACAATTTACCGTTGAAAATGAACGTGGGGGTCCCTCTATGATTGAAGTAATAGATGGATATGACAATAAAGGCAAGAAAGCTTTTTTGACAGCCACTAAATGATTCACCTTTATTCAGTGCATGCATATTACTAGTATCTTTGCTGCCATGAGCTGTATGTGTTGCAAATCTGAATATACGTTACTCTGGTTTTCTACTAGTGTTCTTTTCATCCTCTTGaatcgagggtctatcggaaacagcctctctaccccggataggggtaaggtctgcgtatacactaccctcctaGGAAACAGCCTCTCTAAGGGTAGGGGTAAtatctgtgtacacactaccctccctagacctcacttgtgggattatactgggtggttgttgtttTTCTACTAGTGATTTGCAAagatttagatttaattcatttAAATGGGGCACTATAGAGTTCTTTTGCTCTTTCTTACAGCAGGACCACCAGGGAAAGCACACCTTGCAGTTTGATAAGGGATTCAGACAACATTCAAACCCCTGGTTCCAGTACGAGGCGTATTAATGCAACCGGCAGAGTACCAAATTTGCTACGAACGAATATCCCGATAGCTCATGAAGTGGATGAGTTTTTTACCCGTGCAGAAGAGCAGCAGCGGAGACGATTCATCGAGAAGTAAGAATTCACTTGACACTTCTTGTAATTACACCGGCAGATGCACCCTCACGTCTAATCGAGCTTGTTTTGGAACAATTTTGCAGGTACAACTTTGATCCAGTGAATGAGAAGCCCCTTCCCGGACGTTACGAATGGGTGAAAGTAGATTGCTAGATATGTCCCGCATTTTCTTGTTTCATCTTTAGGTTTAGATAAAGGTGTAGGAAAATAGCAGCAGGTAAGTTTTAATGTTCTACAATGGTGATTGTCAAATTTCTATTTCCAATCACTCTTTGACTTTGTAAAGAAACTAGGGGCAGTAAGTGTTTAGAAGGGTAGGCTAATGATCTGTAACATAACAAAGCTTGTGACATTAAACAACCAAATACAAGGAGATATCCTTTGACTAACAGATCATGAAAAGGGAAGGGAAAGAAGAAAGGgtattagtagtagtagtagtagtagtcgtCTTGATTAGTGTCTTAAGTGGTACAGAAGGTAGGTCTACTAATGTTTGTTTTCAGTAGTTTTTTTGTTCATAATTGTACTGATGTGAACTTGTTTTTAGACATATTCTGAATAAAATGACCCTCAAAGTTTTTCCCCCCTTTACCATATTGTCTTTATAATCTTTCTCTCGTGAGCCAAGTTtctatcagaaacagcctctctaccttcggggtggggtaaggtctgcgtacacactaccctctcagATCTCACttgtcgagggtctatcggaaacaacgtTTCTATCTTCTGGGTGGGGTAAGGTCTgcttacacactaccctcccaaaaCCCGTGGAATTACTCTCGTTGTTATTTATCATCTTATTCTATCATGTTCTGCTTAAAATGTATGGTTGGATTTTGGCTTGTTCCTCTAAAATGTGAGACATACTGTTCATAAACCACAACTTGCTGCTGGCTTTCACTGTAGAGATGAGGCTCTTATTGCACTATAGACCTGCCATTTTTTAGCAGCTTGTGAAAAT comes from the Nicotiana tabacum cultivar K326 chromosome 14, ASM71507v2, whole genome shotgun sequence genome and includes:
- the LOC107775132 gene encoding cyclin-dependent kinase inhibitor 4 isoform X1; its protein translation is MGKYMRKSKKSGEVSVSPLGVLTRAKTLALSKLVSPAATESGSGGDGGSYLELRSRKLIKPFSVFEGRRQKNGVSKDPNLLNPKIPNVLRTSSEEVKGNSCCGGDVGVEASFGENLLEFEGRKSRTTRESTPCSLIRDSDNIQTPGSSTRRINATGRVPNLLRTNIPIAHEVDEFFTRAEEQQRRRFIEKYNFDPVNEKPLPGRYEWVKVDC
- the LOC107775132 gene encoding cyclin-dependent kinase inhibitor 4 isoform X2, with amino-acid sequence MGKYMRKSKKSGEVSVSPLGVLTRAKTLALSKLVSPAATESGSGGDGGSYLELRSRKLIKPFSVFEGRRQKNGVSKDPNLLNPKIPNVLRTSSEEVKGNSCCGGDVGVEASFGENLLEFEGRKRTTRESTPCSLIRDSDNIQTPGSSTRRINATGRVPNLLRTNIPIAHEVDEFFTRAEEQQRRRFIEKYNFDPVNEKPLPGRYEWVKVDC